AGATAAAGAGTACAAAGGAGAGAGGCCGTTGAATTACATGGTGCCTAAGTTTATCAAATTGGCGGCGCTGAGAGAAGTCACAAGCGTCGTGAGAGCCAACGCTGTGGGGTGTGTGAACCAATTCATTCCACTCAAGACACAGCTGTTTTTGGTGCACATTGACGAGTTCTTGCAAGTACTTTTCAGCTTGGCTTCAGATAGCGACTGCAGAGTCAGAAAGAATGTGTGCACGGCATTTTTGCTGATTATAGAGAATAGGCCCGACAAGTTGGTGCCTCACATGGACGGCGTGGTGACTTATGGCCTTCATTCCGTGCAagatgacgacgaggaggTGGCCATGGAGGCGTGTGAGTTCTTGTTGGCTCTAGCTGATTCGCCTGCAAAGGGGCACAAGGAGCTGTTTAGACCTAAGCTTCAGGAGGTTTTGCCGGTgcttttggagaagatggTCTACCTGGAAGAGgagattttcttgattgaAGCGGCGGACGAGAAGGATGATGCTCGCGTCGCTGATAGAGACGAAGACATCAAGCCATCTGCGGCTAAAGCCAAAGAACATGTGGTTAGTCGGAAGaccgagaagaagaagaagaaacagaaggaAGATGTCGATGAAGCCGATGACGAAGTGTATGACTCTGACGGATCCCCAATCCCTCGTGAGCTTACAGAACTATCCGACGACTGGGACTCTGATGACGACtctgacgatgacgatgaacTTGATACTTGGAACTTGCGTCGCTGTTCTGCTGCCACGCTCGATGCTTTATCCTTGGAGTATCCTAAAGAGGTGATTCAAATCACGCTTCCCATTCTTCAGGAAAAGATTGTAAGTCAGGAATGGCCCGTTCGTGAGGCTGCGATTCTTGCATTTGGTGCTATCTCTACAAGCTGCATGGAGCTCGCTAGTGACAAGTTGCCAACACTAGTTCCTTATCTCGTGGAACGTTTGAAAGATGCTGAATCGAGAGTAAGACAGATATCGTGCTGGACTGTGTCACGCTATGCCAGTTGGGTTGCGTCGGAGGCTCATGAGGGCGGCACCTACGCAAATTATTTTCAGCCAACATTCGAAGCGATCGTGCAATGTGCCCTTGATAACAAAAAGGTTGTGCAAGAAGCTGCGTGTTCTGCTTTATCTGACTTTATTGAGGCTACAGATGTGTCGCTCATCAAGTACTACGTGGGTCCATTGATGGAACACTTCGCTAAGTGTCTTCACATATACCAACGTAAAAATATGGTAACATTGTATGACTGTATCTCGACGTTGGTGGATAAGATCGGAGTCTCAACGTTTAACACCAAGCCAGAGTACGTCTCGACGCTATTGCCTCCTCTCTTGCATCATTGGGAGGCATTGAAAGACGATGACTCCGAGCTTTGGCCCTTGCTTGAGTGTATGGCGCTGGTGGCTGCGGCTATGGGTGAAGCATTTGCTCCTTACGCTGTTCCAGTTTATGAGAGAGCAGTCAAAATTTTAAGCAATGCGGTGAGGATGAACCAGGAGGTACACACTCACCCCGAAATTGAAGCTCCAGAGAAGGACTTTATCGTCACATCTCTTGATTTAATAGATGGTCTTGTCCAGGGGTTTAAGGGCCATTCTGCGGACTTGATGAAACAGCATGGCGCTAACTTAATGGATATTTTGTTTATCTGTCTTGAGGATCCTGACGACGACGTCCGTCAGCTGACATTTGCTCTCTTGGGTGATTTGGCCATTCATGTTTGTGACGAGACAATCTTGCCTTATTTTGACACTCTCGTTTGGAGAATCGGCGCAGAGATCAACAACTACACATACGTGAGGTATCCTGTGACAAGTAATGCCATCTGGGCATTTGGTGAGATGGCGCTAAAATTGCCTAAAGAAAAGGTCAAGCCTCAAGTGTGGAATATCTCCACTTTATTGATCAGAATCCTCAACTCGCCGGACAGCCAACATAGCGTTCTTGAGAACGCAGCTATGTGTCTAGGAAGACTAGGCGTGGCCGGAGCTGACGACATTGCACCAAACTTGCCTGAATTCATTCACGCCTGGTGTGCCCAGATGATGTATGCGCCAgacaatgaagaaaaggaatCGGCTTTCTTTGGCATGTTTGAGATCATTCTGAAGAACCCAGCTCAGGGATTTGGGCCCTTGAACACACAGCAGGGTCGCAAAAACTTGGCTGTGTTCCTCGATTGCATGGCCAACTATGAAGTTACCAACGAAAAGCTTCACAATTTGTTCTACGACTTCTTGCTTGGCTACAAACAGATTGCAGCGCCTCATTGGGAGGAGGTCTTCGCTGCCACCAGCCCACAGACTCAAGACGTGCTTCGGCCAGTCATCTCATAATGCATTAGACGGGTATTTAAGTATTTAAATAGGAAATTCACATATATAGAACCTCAGACACTAGCGGCGTCGGTAGATCCCTTACACCGCTGGGTGTCTTGTGAATGTAGTCTGCTGGGTTGTCTGGGTACACAGCGTGTTCATCAGTAAACAGCCTTGGATCGTCTAGCGGTAGTGTCCTGACCTCAGTATTGTACAAGGCCAAACCGATGTATATGAATAGCATAAGCATCAACAGGTAAGCAGGAACCGCCTGGGCCCAGTATTTGCTAGGGTAGTAGTAGACGCCCAAAAGCGCCAAGTACAGCTCGGGAAGAAGCAACCACGTGGCGTAAACTAGCAAAGCCAACGTAGAAAGCACATAAATGAAAAACCCTTTATATTCAGCGTAAGACGTCACGTTGGTTGATACAGTGACGTCGGATTCACGAGCCAACAGGTCTTCTGGATTACGAAACACCGATGGTGCCGGCAGTGGCGACCGCGACTCCATCGGTGTCCGGGAACGCACAAAGTGGAGTTTGTTCATGATCAAGAGTTGATAGTAAGTCGACGTTGATATCGCGAAGGTGTAGGAAAGCcagcgaagaagaatggaatgaagaggtggtgaagtttTGTAGAATTTAAAAAAGAGCGATGCTTCAAACAAGATATGAAATCAAAACTCACGCCAGGAAAATAGCGAAATTCCGTTTCAGCAATATCATTCTCTCGCCTGGTCTTGTTCTGGCGCTACGGACTGTTTCCGCAGCCAGTACTGATATTCACCGGTTTTGGAAGTTCAGTTCACggctttgatttctttaGTTGCAGCTGACTTTCATGAAGATCAGATAGCTCAGTTGAATTCTTCGACGAATAATGAAACACTGAACGGATGTGATAAAGGTAGTGGATGTGCGTTTGAAGTTCTTGTGAGGGTTCacgaaatggctgcgaaaacaTCTGGGGCCATAAATTCTCATACAAATTGGCAATTGCAGTTGAGAACAAATTTCAGTGGAATTTCAAACTTGTAAGATCATTCTTATCTGTGTTTAAGATGCATACTTAGAGATCGTGGTCGCTCGCAATAGTCTAAGAAATGGTACTCTCCACTTCCTCTGGTTCAGGATGCTTCATGCCAGGCTACTATTGCTGATGAAAGGTCAACATGGATCAAATTGTACTGATTTACATCACCTTTTTGCTACTTGGGTATGTTGGACCTTAGCTCACCGAGGTCGCTTATTTGTATGCTTTTTATCACTTCATCATTGCATCTCATAGAGCAACCTTCTCTAGCAACAGGCGTTGGTCATTTTGGCATTGTCCAAGATCAGCAAAGAATGTGACGCTTCAACTTACTGCCTTACAACGATTATACTCCGAATGAATATAACTACGCTTTGAACAGGTATGCCATCAAAGATTGGGCTGACTAAATGGGCTTTCCTTTTTGCAAGGATGCTCCAGCTAGAAAACATATATCGACATTAGACATTCGTGAAAATCTCAAACATCGACATCTGAAAACGCCTGAAGTTGTCTATTGAAGCTGTATGACCTACGTTCATCATTAAGTCTATTGATACATTCGATCCTATTCAGAAAAGTATTCTCCCGAGGGTCCAATTCATgaggctgcgaaattgcTCGATTCACCCGAATTACCTTCCCCCACAAAGGAATCAGGGATTTTTCAGCCTTCAATGCACTTAGATACTGTCACAAAGAAATTGCATTATCATAAGCCCATACACCCTTCAATCAATAAGCATTTGTCGTCCTTCTCCATCCACTGGCCCATTCTTTTCCTGCACGCAGCGGTGACGTTATATGGGCCGGGTAACTATTACTGATTGTGAATCGCGGCTAGCGCTGAGTCATTTCCCTTTTCGGCGAACtgataattttttttttccaccttCTAAAACTTCCACCTAACTTCTACTTCCCTTCTTCATAACATGTTCCGTGGTGTTTCAATCTACCATGCCTTGAAGCACTGGAAGGTTCCATCCAGGATATGGCCCAGCCGGCCGTTTACATCCTCGGGTAAACTATTCAACGATTCGCAGCCCATTTATCATGGGGgagagtttctcaagagtTTACCCCAGTTCCAGCCGCAATTGGTGGATGTCTCAAAAGTCTTGGTGATTGGCTCTGGCGGTTTGTCTATCGGCCAGGCTGGTGAGTTTGACTACTCGGGATCTCAGGCCATCAAGGCTCTCAAGGAGGCCAATAAGAAATCGATCTTGATCAACCCTAACATCGCTACAAATCAGACCTCCCACGCTTTGGCTGACGAAATCTACTACTTACCTGTCACACCAGAGTATATCACGTATATCATTGAGCGGGAGAAGCCAGATGGCATTTTGTTGACGTTTGGCGGCCAGACGGGTCTTAATGTTGGTGTGCAATTGGACAAGATGGGTGTGTTTGACAGGTACGGCGTGAAAGTATTGGGTACGCCTATCAAGACGCTTGAGACTTCAGAGGACCGTGATCTTTTTGCTCAGGCATTGAAGGAAATCGACATTCCTATCGCTGAGTCCATTGCCGTAGAATCGGTCGATGATGCTTTGGACGCTGCTAAAAACATTGGCTACCCTATTATCGTTCGTTCTGCTTACTCCTTGGGAGGTTTGGGCTCTGGTTTTGCTGCTAACGAGCAAGAGCTTCGTGACCTTTCTTCCAGATCGCTCTCTTTGGCTCCCCAGATTCTTGTGGAGAAGTCCTTGAAAGGCTGGAAGGAAGTCGAATACGAGGTGGTCAGAGACAAGGACGGAAACTGCATCACCGTGTGTAACATGGAGAACTTCGATCCCTTGGGAATCCACACCGGCGACTCCATTGTGGTAGCTCCTTCGCAGACTCTCTCTGATACTGAATACCACATGTTGAGATCGGCTGCTATCAAAATCATCCGTCATTTGGGAGTTGTTGGTGAGTGTAACGTTCAGTACGCTTTGCAGCCAGATGGCTTGGACTACAGAGTGATCGAGGTCAATGCCCGTTTGTCCCGTTCCTCTGCTTTGGCCTCCAAGGCTACTGGCTACCCTTTGGCCTACACTGCCGCCAAGATCGCCTTGGGCCACACATTGCCCACGTTGCCTAACCCTGTTACCAAGACCACCACTGCCAACTTCGAGCCTTCTTTGGATTACATCGTCACCAAGATTCCCCGTTGGGACTTGTCCAAATTCCAACATGTCAAGAGAGATATTGGTTCAGCCATGAAGTCTGTGGGAGAGGTGATGGCCATTGGCCGTACTTTTGAGGAATCGTTCCAAAAAGCCATCAGGCAGATTGACCCATCGTACGTCGGCTTGCAAGGTGACCACTTTGACAACCTAGACGAGGCCTTGGCCAACCCTACCGACAGAAGATGGCTTGCTGTGGGACAAGCTTTACTCCATGAGGACTACACAGTTGACCGTGTTCACGAGCTCACAAAAATAGACAAGTGGTTCTTGTACAAGATCATGAACATTGTGAGAATGTACCGTGAATTGGAGTCGGTTGGAGACTTGGGCCATGTCAACCACGACTTGATGCAAAGAGCGAAGAAATTGGGTTTCTCTGATAAGCAAATTTCCGTGTGTGTGAATGCCACCGAGCTCGAAGTCAGAGCCGTGAGAAAGCTGTTTGGCATCACTCCTTTCGTGAAAAAGATTGACACCTTGGCTGCTGAGTTCCCTGCAAACACGAACTACTTGTATACCACGTACAATGCTACCTCTAACGACATCGACTTCAAGGACAACGGGACGTTGGTGTTGGGATCTGGTGTCTACAGAATCGGTTCGTCGGTGGAATTTGACTGGTGTGCCGTCGCTACGGCCAGAGCCTTGAGAGAGCTGGGTCACAAGACTGTGATGATCAACTATAATCCTGAAACTGTGTCGACTGACTTTGACGAAGTTGACAGACTCTACTTTGAGGAACTTTCCTTGGAGCGTGTATTGGACATTTACGAGTTGGAGACTGCTCAAGGTGTGGTTGTCAGTGTGGGTGGCCAGTTACCTCAGAACATTGCTTTGACCTTGCAAAACCAGGGCTGCAACGTCTTGGGCACAAACCCTGAAGACATTGACAAAGCTGAGGACAGACACAAGTTTTCGCAGATCTTGGACTCCATTGGAGTCGACCAGCCTCAATGGAAGGAGTTGACTTCGATCGAGGAAGCTGAGCGTTTTGCCGACGAGGTCGGCTACCCAGTGTTGGTGAGACCTTCTTATGTGTTGTCTGGAGCTGCCATGTCTGTGATTAACTCCAAGAGTGAGTTGGACGCTAAGTTGAGCAATGCCTCCAAGGTTTCCAGAGACCATCCTGTGGTTATTTCGAAGTTCATTCAAGGCGCCCAAGAAATCGACATTGATGGCGTTGCCCACAACGGTAAGGTTTTGGTCCATGCTGTCTCTGAGCACGTTGAGAACGCTGGTGTCCACTCTGGTGACGCTACTCTCGTGTTGCCTCCACAGAACTTGTCGCCATTGATCTTGCAGCGTCTCAAAACCATTGCTGATAAAGTAGCCGAGGCATGGAAGATCACTGGTCCTTTCAACATGCAAGTCATTTACAACACAGAGGATGGTAAGCtcaatgatgaagacgcCCAGTTGAAAGTTATCGAATGTAACATTCGTGCCTCCAGATCCTTCCCATTTGTGTCAAAGGTGTTGGGCACGAACTTTATTGAAGTCGCTGCAAAAGCCCTTCTTAATGAAAATGTTCCTGCTCCTGTTGACTTGATGGCTGCTAAGTACGACAGAGTCGCTACTAAAGTGCCACAATTCTCCTTCACAAGATTGGCTGGCGCTGATCCATTTTTGGGAGTTGAGATGGCTTCTACTGGTGAGATTGCTTGCTTTGGTCACGACTTGATCGAAGCCTACTGGACGTCCATCCAGTCGACAATGAACTTTCATGTTCCCTTCCCAGGAACCGGTATTTTGTTTGGCGGTGATTTGACCAATGACAAATTGGGCAAGGTTGCCGAAACGGTATCTGGTTTGGGCTACAACTTCTACTCTGCCTCGCACGAGGTTGCTCAATACTTGGCTCAGTACGTCTCTGAGCCAGTGGAGGTGATTGATTTTCCAAAGACAGACAAGAGGGCATTGAGAGAAATTTTTGCcgacaaaaaaatcagTGCTGTGATCAACTTGGCTCGCGCTAGAGCAGAGAGCTTGTTGGACGAGGACTATgtgatgagaagaaacgCCATTGATTTTGCCATTCCCTTGTTCAATGAGCCCAACACCTCGAAGTTGTTTGCCGAGTGCTTGAAGGCGAAGATCGCtgacaaaatcaagtttGACACTGCTCCAGAGACAGTGGAGATTCCAAGCGAAGTGAAGAGATGGAGCGAGTTCCTTGGAGGAAAACCCGTGTAGACAAACTACTACTTCAACCTCAACATGAATTAAAAGCCACATAGAATAAATTGCATTAGAAACCGTGTTTGCTTCTATGTAGAGAGAAACTACCGCGGACACATTCCCTCTAGGTCAAGTCCTCGTCGTCGGGCTCGACAACCGTGTTCTtaatcttcaacaacatttgtgtcttcaatttgtttaAGGTCGAGAACTGATCGTAATCGTACACAACCTGAGAGAAAGCCTCAGCGTCGCCTTTTTCGATCGTTTCAAGAATATCCTGGATCAATTTATACTCTCTGGtgctcttgaagttggGATCCTCCTCACAGTATGTCTCCAACTTGTTCTGAGCATCCACGGAATCGTCATTACACAAGGAACACAAAATGTTCATCAAAAAATACTCCTTGACTTTCCATTTCAGCAAATCGTTACCCAAAGCATTTTTTATCAACGTGTCGTAATGCTCTCTGGCTTTCATGTAGTTGCCCAGCAAGGCGTACAACTCAGCACACTTCAAGTACGCCTTACTCGAAAGTGAGGGAGCACCATCGGTCAGAAAATAGTCGCCAGCCTCCTCATAACTCTTAACAGCATTTTCAACATCGTCAAGAGACTCATATAGCTCGCCCAAGTCCATCTGAAAGTTTGCAGCCCTTCTGAACTGGCCATTTTGAGTCAAAAAGATATGGATTGCCTGCTTCAAGGCGTCAATGGCGTCCTTTGGCGACACCTGCTTGAAACACTTGTAAGCCTCCACAAGGTGGTTGGACACGTCGTTCAAGTTATCaagttttttttgaatCTCTGCCGCCTTGACAAACTGCAGCCCTGCGCTAGCAAAgtccttcttcaatctgtAGCTGTTTGCCGCCTGGACACGGAAATCGCAGGCTTCTTCCATGCGTAATGTGTTGCCGCCAGAAAAAAACGACATGAGCCCCGATTGGGgcttttcaagcttctcagCTTTGGCAATTAGCTCTCTAGGGTCCAGCATAAGGTGATAGTATGGGGTACGTAATAGTAATGATTATCGAGGAGTGATAGAGACAGGTGCAGGACACAGGACAGGAACACGGAGAATGAAGGTCGTAATAAGGATTGAAGATGGTGATTTTTTAAGCTAGATAGGGTGATACTTGAACTAAagagtgttgaagaaaaagtttCGTCACTTAGTGTTCGTTTCTTTAGTGACGGTATTTTCATTCTGCTACATGCTGGCGAATGCGAAGGATTTACACGAACCGAAGCCTCGAGGAACAAGAGTACGGATTATATAGTTGTACAATGCACATGATGATAGATTTAAGACGTCATTTATATTAAATTGTAACTCAAAGTCTAACGATCTTCATCGATGGTATTAATAAAGGTGTTTGAGCCACCCAacattggctgcaaaatggcgCAAGGTATAAAAAGATTTTGCCGTGGGCCACTAAGAGGCAGTTCTTCTGCCTTCAATAGTATACCAAACAGCTTCATTGTCTGCGCTTCCCACCGTCTTGAGAGTGTGATTACGAATGCCTGGTGCTTGATGAATGAGAATAGTGTGGTATCGACTGCTCGCAATTCATATCTGCACATCACTTTCTTTAAGTGAAATAGTTCCTGGGGCTGGTGACATTTGGAAGTTGTCTGCCAGTCAACTTGCTTCACCACTCACATCCTTCTTTCATAGGAAGCTAGATTTGCCGACTCAatgaaaggaaaagaaacaaagtgACCGAGTTGGCTAAATTGAGACATCCCTGGGCTAATTTTCAACTGGCTATTTTCATGGCTGAACCGCTCATTGGCCAAAATTTAGAGATGAGCAGGAGTGATCAAACAGTCTCACTATAAAATCCTCCTTATCTGCCATATCTTGCATGATGGATGTATCAGAGACTATCATGAGAGCTATAAAGGACAGATTGCTGGATCCAAACCGATTCAACACTCGATACCGTTCCTCActccttggcttcttcagaTGTCTCCTTGTCTGCTTCGTGCTTGTTGTCAGCCATGGCCTCAAGCAAGTAATCCATCTTGCGGTCGAGATCGTCTAGCATTTTTTCAAGGTTCGATGCTTGTTTCTCTGCCTCGTTGATCAGCTTCAAAGCGTCCAGTAACTCTGCTGCCTCTTGTGTCATAATGAAGTAAGTGGTAGTAATTGGAAAGGTGTCGAGTGTTGTATACATTACACGCATTACAGAGATATGACATAGAAAGGAAAAACAGATGAAACAAGATAAATtctgaaaaagcaaaataaCACATTTAAATCTGAATTTAAAACCGAGACAGGTTTCTTGACCGACCAGATTGATGTCTAATATCGTGAGTCTCTTTAGGAATATACAGTGATTCGCAGGTGAGCAGACCTGATGGCCTGAGTTGATTTAATTC
This region of Candidozyma auris chromosome 6, complete sequence genomic DNA includes:
- the GPI19 gene encoding phosphatidylinositol N-acetylglucosaminyltransferase GPI19; its protein translation is MESRSPSPAPSVFRNPEDSLARESDVTVSTNVTSYAEYKGFFIYVLSTLALLVYATWLLLPESYLALLGVYYYPSKYWAQAVPAYSLMLMLFIYIGLALYNTEVRTLPLDDPRSFTDEHAVYPDNPADYIHKTPSGVRDLPTPLVSEVLYM
- the CPA2 gene encoding carbamoyl-phosphate synthase (glutamine-hydrolyzing) CPA2; the protein is MFRGVSIYHALKHWKVPSRIWPSRPFTSSGKLFNDSQPIYHGGEFLKSLPQFQPQLVDVSKVLVIGSGGLSIGQAGEFDYSGSQAIKALKEANKKSILINPNIATNQTSHALADEIYYLPVTPEYITYIIEREKPDGILLTFGGQTGLNVGVQLDKMGVFDRYGVKVLGTPIKTLETSEDRDLFAQALKEIDIPIAESIAVESVDDALDAAKNIGYPIIVRSAYSLGGLGSGFAANEQELRDLSSRSLSLAPQILVEKSLKGWKEVEYEVVRDKDGNCITVCNMENFDPLGIHTGDSIVVAPSQTLSDTEYHMLRSAAIKIIRHLGVVGECNVQYALQPDGLDYRVIEVNARLSRSSALASKATGYPLAYTAAKIALGHTLPTLPNPVTKTTTANFEPSLDYIVTKIPRWDLSKFQHVKRDIGSAMKSVGEVMAIGRTFEESFQKAIRQIDPSYVGLQGDHFDNLDEALANPTDRRWLAVGQALLHEDYTVDRVHELTKIDKWFLYKIMNIVRMYRELESVGDLGHVNHDLMQRAKKLGFSDKQISVCVNATELEVRAVRKSFGITPFVKKIDTLAAEFPANTNYLYTTYNATSNDIDFKDNGTLVLGSGVYRIGSSVEFDWCAVATARALRESGHKTVMINYNPETVSTDFDEVDRLYFEELSLERVLDIYELETAQGVVVSVGGQLPQNIALTLQNQGCNVLGTNPEDIDKAEDRHKFSQILDSIGVDQPQWKELTSIEEAERFADEVGYPVLVRPSYVLSGAAMSVINSKSELDAKLSNASKVSRDHPVVISKFIQGAQEIDIDGVAHNGKVLVHAVSEHVENAGVHSGDATLVLPPQNLSPLILQRLKTIADKVAEAWKITGPFNMQVIYNTEDGKLNDEDAQLKVIECNIRASRSFPFVSKVLGTNFIEVAAKALLNENVPAPVDLMAAKYDRVATKVPQFSFTRLAGADPFLGVEMASTGEIACFGHDLIEAYWTSIQSTMNFHVPFPGTGILFGGDLTNDKLGKVAETVSGLGYNFYSASHEVAQYLAQYVSEPVEVIDFPKTDKRALREIFADKKISAVINLARARAESLLDEDYVMRRNAIDFAIPLFNEPNTSKLFAECLKAKIADKIKFDTAPETVEIPSEVKRWSEFLGGKPV